From a region of the Desulfuromonas sp. KJ2020 genome:
- a CDS encoding diguanylate cyclase: MNSSILIVDDSPTLRQEIIHILRQTSLFKFYYEAGDGIEGFKIALNKAVDIILCDLEMPGMDGFKFLTMMGTRDELQDIPVIMLTGRESQEAKVRALEQGASDYVTKPFDPAELIARVKVQVKIKSLQDSLKKSNEMLLKLSNTDPLTQLYNRRFLTDALEREMNRSTRNNTPVTLVMLDIDHFKKVNDTYGHQRGDLILKRVADLLLSGLREYDLASRFGGEEFALVLPETSPEQGFEAAERLRLACSELSFPDELSALKLTISLGVAAFPHPDIHTLDDLIREADYALYRAKRTGRNRVSLHGDCPSSPEHMASA; this comes from the coding sequence ATGAATTCATCCATCCTTATCGTAGATGACTCCCCTACCCTCCGCCAGGAGATCATCCATATCCTGCGCCAGACCTCCCTGTTCAAGTTCTATTACGAGGCCGGTGACGGCATCGAGGGGTTCAAGATAGCCCTGAATAAAGCCGTGGACATCATCCTCTGCGACCTGGAGATGCCGGGCATGGACGGGTTCAAATTCCTGACCATGATGGGTACCCGTGATGAACTGCAGGACATTCCCGTCATCATGCTCACCGGCCGCGAGAGCCAGGAGGCCAAGGTGCGGGCGCTGGAGCAGGGGGCCAGCGACTATGTCACCAAGCCCTTCGATCCCGCCGAACTCATCGCCCGCGTCAAGGTCCAGGTCAAGATCAAGTCGCTGCAGGACAGTCTGAAAAAAAGCAACGAGATGCTCCTCAAGCTTTCCAACACCGATCCGTTGACCCAGCTCTACAACCGCCGCTTTCTCACCGATGCCCTGGAGCGGGAAATGAACCGCAGCACCCGCAACAACACCCCGGTGACCCTGGTCATGCTGGATATCGATCACTTCAAAAAAGTCAACGACACCTACGGACACCAGCGGGGCGACCTTATTCTTAAGCGGGTGGCCGACCTGCTCCTGTCCGGATTGCGCGAATACGATCTGGCCTCCCGCTTCGGTGGTGAGGAATTTGCCCTGGTGCTGCCGGAAACCAGCCCGGAGCAAGGATTCGAGGCGGCCGAACGCCTGCGCCTGGCCTGCAGCGAGCTGTCCTTTCCTGACGAGCTGTCCGCTCTAAAATTGACCATCAGTCTGGGGGTGGCCGCCTTCCCCCACCCCGACATCCACACTCTTGACGATCTGATTCGCGAGGCCGACTACGCCCTATACCGCGCCAAGCGCACGGGCCGCAACCGCGTTTCTTTGCATGGGGACTGCCCGTCATCGCCGGAGCACATGGCCTCGGCCTGA
- a CDS encoding MerR family transcriptional regulator, with amino-acid sequence MSLVKTWYSPESAADKFGIGKAAVLEWVDEGLVRCEREGGKVSFVNIDDVRLQVEAMVRQQEK; translated from the coding sequence ATGTCTCTGGTCAAAACCTGGTATTCGCCGGAATCGGCGGCCGACAAGTTTGGGATAGGCAAAGCCGCTGTGCTCGAGTGGGTGGATGAAGGACTGGTGCGCTGCGAGCGCGAAGGCGGCAAGGTCTCTTTCGTCAATATCGACGATGTGAGGCTGCAGGTGGAAGCGATGGTGCGCCAGCAGGAAAAATGA
- a CDS encoding 3-deoxy-7-phosphoheptulonate synthase, whose product MKRTNNLRIRGLTPIISPADLKQVFPLSEKMAEFVSSSREQLTDILNQRDNRLMVVVGPCSIHDPRAALEYAQKLAVLARELRDQLLLVMRVYFEKPRTTIGWKGLINDPDLNGTHQISKGLGVARGLLCNITELGLPIACEMLDPITPNYLADLISWGAIGARTTESQTHREMASGLSFPVGFKNGTDGSLQIAIDAMGAARHPHSFLGINNEGHNAIVKTVGNPDVHIVLRGGNDKPNYQAEDIARTEQMLEKVGLNKAIMVDCSHANSQKDHERQETVLQDVMEQIAQGNQSIFALMIESCLEAGNQPIAPLTDLRYGVSITDKCVNWATTERMLRQAAARLQACGGRRTP is encoded by the coding sequence ATGAAACGCACCAACAATCTCCGCATCCGTGGCCTGACCCCCATTATCTCCCCCGCGGACCTGAAGCAGGTCTTCCCTCTCTCTGAGAAGATGGCCGAGTTTGTCAGCTCTTCCCGGGAGCAGCTCACCGACATCCTGAACCAGCGCGACAACCGCCTGATGGTGGTCGTCGGCCCCTGTTCCATTCACGATCCCCGCGCCGCCCTGGAGTACGCCCAGAAACTGGCTGTGCTCGCCCGCGAGCTGCGGGATCAGCTGCTGCTGGTCATGCGGGTCTATTTTGAAAAACCGCGCACGACCATCGGCTGGAAAGGGCTTATCAACGACCCCGACCTCAACGGCACCCACCAGATCTCCAAAGGCCTGGGCGTGGCCCGCGGCCTGCTCTGCAACATCACGGAACTGGGCCTGCCCATTGCCTGCGAGATGCTCGACCCGATCACGCCCAACTACCTCGCCGACCTGATCAGCTGGGGGGCCATCGGCGCCCGCACCACCGAGTCGCAGACGCATCGCGAGATGGCCAGCGGCCTCTCCTTCCCCGTCGGCTTCAAGAACGGCACCGACGGCAGTCTGCAGATTGCCATCGACGCCATGGGCGCCGCCCGCCATCCCCACAGTTTCCTGGGAATCAACAACGAGGGGCACAACGCCATCGTCAAGACCGTCGGCAATCCCGACGTGCATATCGTGCTGCGCGGCGGCAATGACAAGCCCAACTACCAGGCGGAAGACATCGCCCGCACGGAGCAGATGCTGGAAAAAGTCGGCCTCAACAAGGCGATCATGGTCGATTGCAGCCACGCCAACTCGCAGAAAGACCACGAGCGTCAGGAAACGGTCCTGCAGGACGTCATGGAGCAGATCGCCCAGGGCAACCAGTCGATCTTCGCCCTGATGATCGAAAGCTGTCTCGAAGCGGGCAATCAGCCCATCGCTCCCCTGACCGACCTGCGCTACGGCGTCTCCATCACCGACAAGTGCGTGAATTGGGCCACTACCGAACGGATGCTGCGCCAGGCGGCGGCGCGGCTGCAAGCCTGCGGAGGCCGCCGCACCCCGTGA
- a CDS encoding YggT family protein, with protein sequence MILREIVLAVAQVVDLAFSIYIFIVIARALISWVNPDPYNPIVRFLHNATDPVLSRMQRVLPLSFGGIDFTPIVLLVGLSFVQRILKALLLQLAYSF encoded by the coding sequence ATGATTCTCCGCGAAATTGTCCTGGCGGTCGCCCAGGTGGTCGATCTGGCCTTCAGCATCTACATATTCATCGTCATCGCCCGGGCGCTTATTTCCTGGGTGAATCCCGACCCCTACAATCCCATCGTCCGCTTTCTCCACAATGCCACCGACCCCGTGCTGTCCAGGATGCAGCGGGTGTTGCCCCTGAGCTTCGGTGGCATCGATTTTACGCCGATCGTGCTTCTGGTCGGGCTTTCCTTTGTCCAGCGTATTTTGAAGGCCCTCTTGCTTCAGTTGGCCTACAGCTTCTGA
- a CDS encoding DivIVA domain-containing protein → MRITPMEIHQQQFKTRLLGYDTAGVDQFLEQVADELERIHKQNHELKEELARTRSALNEMRQREAMLKETLLTTQRMTDDIKANARKEAEVTLADAEIKAEAILRSAEDRRVQLINEIQEIKRQKISFESSLRTLVESHMRLLDLEVVQVRHEAREDRLLQENLPLEKNASEQER, encoded by the coding sequence ATGCGCATCACTCCCATGGAGATTCACCAGCAGCAGTTCAAGACCCGCCTTCTTGGCTATGATACCGCCGGGGTTGACCAGTTTCTCGAACAGGTGGCGGACGAGCTGGAGCGGATTCACAAGCAGAACCATGAACTGAAGGAGGAGCTGGCCCGTACCCGCTCCGCTCTGAACGAAATGCGGCAGCGCGAGGCCATGCTCAAGGAAACCCTGCTGACGACGCAGCGCATGACGGATGATATCAAAGCCAATGCCCGCAAGGAGGCGGAGGTCACCTTGGCCGATGCCGAGATCAAGGCCGAGGCCATATTGCGTTCCGCCGAAGACCGCCGCGTCCAGCTGATCAACGAGATTCAGGAAATCAAGCGGCAGAAGATCTCCTTCGAGAGCAGCCTGCGGACCCTGGTGGAGAGCCACATGCGCCTGCTCGACCTGGAGGTGGTGCAGGTGCGGCATGAAGCCCGGGAAGATCGTCTCCTGCAGGAGAACCTGCCGCTGGAGAAAAACGCTTCCGAACAAGAGCGCTAG
- a CDS encoding DUF167 domain-containing protein, with the protein MFAFLHEVPGGVTIDLWVQPRASRNEIIGLQGEELKVKLTSPPVDGAANKLCCEFFAKTVGVGKGLVRLVGGEKSRHKRLLIEGVRLADMEELLRKLL; encoded by the coding sequence ATGTTCGCCTTTCTGCACGAGGTCCCCGGCGGCGTGACGATTGACCTCTGGGTGCAGCCGCGTGCCAGCCGCAATGAAATTATCGGTCTGCAGGGCGAGGAACTGAAGGTCAAGTTGACCTCCCCCCCCGTGGACGGGGCCGCCAACAAGCTGTGCTGCGAATTTTTCGCCAAAACTGTCGGCGTGGGCAAAGGTTTGGTGCGGCTGGTCGGCGGCGAGAAGTCCCGCCACAAGCGCCTGCTGATCGAGGGGGTTAGACTGGCCGATATGGAAGAGCTCCTCCGCAAGCTGCTTTAG
- a CDS encoding zinc ribbon domain-containing protein has protein sequence MPMYEYACEKCGQIFEVMQKFSDAPLTECRSCGGPVKKLISQTAFALKGGGWYEQGYSGGAGAPACSSAGSGGGCAGCPKAANE, from the coding sequence ATGCCCATGTACGAATATGCCTGTGAGAAATGTGGTCAGATCTTTGAAGTTATGCAGAAATTTTCCGATGCGCCTCTGACGGAGTGCCGCTCTTGCGGCGGGCCGGTGAAAAAGCTCATTTCGCAGACGGCCTTTGCCCTCAAGGGGGGCGGCTGGTATGAGCAGGGCTATTCGGGAGGCGCCGGCGCCCCAGCCTGCAGCAGTGCCGGCAGCGGTGGCGGCTGCGCTGGCTGTCCCAAGGCAGCCAACGAATGA
- a CDS encoding diguanylate cyclase: MTATSLVIGSSHKDSRTLLDKIKGTAAFSHIWKENDVHRAISSVRKRPVDIIFYGVTDPAGETYDWMHRLYGDQEGCDVPVFLFARAGDEEEKIRGLEAGACDFLSFDTSPKELAARIRTHLGKKQQLTLLRRAKEDLEKQATTDGLTGLFNRRFFQRTLEAEIARSTRLNQSFSLLLADVDHFKQINDLFGHLAGDAALKMIAGAIEGSIRLSDTACRFGGEEFALIMPGTHGENAFRVAERLRRKIARLQIPELPEHPLTVSIGIRPVPAGDISDATRVLAEADEALYRAKRHGRNRTEVHDPLQPEEEDWPSPLVLPATQRV; encoded by the coding sequence ATGACTGCCACAAGCCTCGTAATAGGATCTTCACATAAAGACAGCCGCACCCTGCTGGACAAAATCAAGGGCACCGCGGCCTTCAGTCATATCTGGAAGGAAAATGACGTCCATCGGGCCATCAGCAGCGTCAGAAAGCGGCCGGTCGACATCATCTTTTATGGGGTCACCGATCCCGCCGGCGAGACCTACGACTGGATGCATCGGCTCTATGGCGACCAGGAGGGATGCGACGTGCCGGTCTTTCTCTTTGCCCGGGCCGGAGATGAAGAGGAGAAAATTCGTGGCCTGGAAGCCGGTGCCTGCGATTTTCTCAGCTTCGACACCTCACCCAAGGAACTGGCCGCCCGCATACGGACCCACCTCGGGAAAAAACAGCAGCTCACTCTCTTGCGCCGCGCCAAGGAAGATCTGGAAAAGCAGGCGACTACGGATGGCTTGACCGGACTGTTCAACCGTCGTTTCTTTCAAAGGACCCTGGAGGCCGAGATCGCCCGCAGCACCCGTTTGAATCAATCCTTCTCCCTGCTTTTGGCCGACGTCGACCACTTCAAGCAGATCAACGATCTCTTCGGGCATCTGGCGGGCGACGCCGCCCTGAAAATGATCGCCGGAGCCATCGAGGGCAGCATCCGCCTTTCGGATACGGCCTGCCGCTTCGGGGGCGAAGAGTTTGCCCTCATCATGCCGGGAACCCATGGGGAGAACGCCTTCCGCGTGGCCGAGAGGTTGCGCCGGAAGATCGCCCGCCTGCAGATTCCTGAACTTCCGGAACATCCACTGACGGTAAGCATCGGCATCCGCCCTGTCCCGGCGGGGGACATCAGCGATGCCACCCGGGTGCTGGCCGAAGCGGACGAAGCGCTGTACCGGGCCAAGCGCCATGGACGCAACCGTACCGAAGTTCACGACCCGCTCCAGCCAGAGGAAGAAGACTGGCCCAGCCCTCTTGTCCTCCCGGCGACGCAGCGGGTGTGA
- the folD gene encoding bifunctional methylenetetrahydrofolate dehydrogenase/methenyltetrahydrofolate cyclohydrolase FolD encodes MDKIIDGKAIAASLRQAIAADTAKLTAQGTTPGLAVVLVGEDPASRVYVSMKEKACAAAGIYSDEHKLPAETTEAQLLALIEELNRDERIDGILVQLPLPAHIDESKVLEAISPAKDVDGFHPYNVGRLVTGNPLFRPCTPYGVMKMLEATGVELAGKEVVVVGRSNIVGKPVALMCLAEHATVTICHSRTRDLADKVRAADVVIAAVGRPEMVKGDWIKEGAVVIDVGVNRVGEKKLVGDVDFAAARERASAITPVPGGVGPMTITMLLYNTVESAKRRAAGK; translated from the coding sequence GTGGACAAAATTATTGATGGAAAAGCGATAGCGGCCAGCCTGCGCCAGGCCATTGCCGCCGACACGGCGAAGCTCACCGCTCAGGGGACGACGCCGGGGCTGGCTGTGGTCCTGGTCGGTGAGGATCCTGCCAGCCGGGTCTATGTCAGCATGAAGGAGAAAGCCTGCGCCGCCGCCGGCATCTATTCGGACGAACACAAGCTGCCGGCGGAGACGACCGAGGCCCAGCTGCTGGCTCTGATTGAGGAACTGAACCGGGACGAGCGCATCGACGGCATTCTGGTGCAGCTGCCTCTGCCGGCCCACATCGACGAGAGCAAGGTGCTCGAAGCCATTTCGCCGGCCAAGGATGTCGATGGCTTTCATCCTTACAACGTCGGGCGGCTGGTGACGGGCAATCCCCTCTTCCGCCCCTGCACTCCCTATGGGGTCATGAAGATGCTGGAGGCCACCGGCGTCGAACTGGCCGGCAAGGAAGTGGTCGTGGTGGGGCGCTCCAATATCGTCGGCAAGCCCGTGGCCCTTATGTGTCTGGCCGAACATGCCACCGTAACCATCTGCCATTCGCGCACCCGCGACCTGGCTGACAAGGTGCGGGCCGCCGACGTGGTCATTGCGGCTGTCGGCCGGCCGGAAATGGTGAAGGGGGACTGGATCAAGGAAGGCGCCGTGGTCATCGATGTCGGCGTCAACCGGGTCGGCGAAAAGAAGTTGGTCGGTGACGTCGATTTCGCCGCCGCCCGCGAGCGGGCCAGCGCCATTACGCCGGTGCCGGGCGGGGTGGGGCCCATGACCATCACCATGCTGCTGTACAACACGGTGGAAAGCGCCAAGCGGCGCGCCGCCGGCAAATAG
- a CDS encoding methylenetetrahydrofolate reductase C-terminal domain-containing protein, translating to MIISQQKNREELLQNLEGKKRLFLVGCGACATACKSGGEEQVFQLQEWLASVGREVTGSVIIDEACHIMRAARDLRHHRDAVAEADALVVLACGAGVQSISSNTDKRVIAGLDSLFLGNIRRLGQYEEKCSLCGACILNETAGICPVTTCAKGLLNGPCGGMEEGHCEADREVECAWHSIYERLKKQGRQGVFARTVPPKNWGKLRKPGRLKLG from the coding sequence ATGATTATCAGTCAGCAGAAAAATCGCGAAGAGCTGCTGCAAAACCTCGAAGGGAAGAAGCGTCTATTTCTCGTCGGCTGTGGCGCCTGCGCCACCGCCTGCAAATCGGGCGGGGAGGAGCAGGTCTTCCAGTTGCAGGAGTGGCTCGCCTCCGTGGGGCGCGAGGTGACCGGCAGCGTGATCATCGACGAGGCCTGCCATATCATGCGTGCCGCCCGTGATCTGCGTCATCACCGCGACGCCGTGGCTGAGGCCGACGCCCTAGTAGTGCTGGCCTGCGGCGCCGGCGTGCAGTCCATCTCGAGCAACACCGACAAACGGGTCATTGCCGGTCTCGATTCGCTCTTTCTCGGCAATATCCGGCGGCTGGGGCAGTATGAAGAGAAGTGCTCCCTCTGCGGTGCGTGCATCCTCAACGAAACAGCGGGCATCTGTCCGGTGACCACCTGCGCCAAGGGGCTGCTCAACGGTCCCTGCGGCGGCATGGAGGAGGGGCACTGCGAGGCGGACCGGGAGGTGGAGTGCGCCTGGCACAGCATCTACGAGCGCCTGAAGAAGCAGGGGCGCCAGGGGGTCTTTGCCCGTACCGTGCCCCCCAAAAACTGGGGAAAGCTGCGCAAGCCCGGGCGGCTGAAGCTGGGCTGA
- a CDS encoding methylenetetrahydrofolate reductase translates to MSQLQRELSQHRFVVTTEIAPPKGVDLSAALAKARALQGITAVNVTDNQGGNMRLSPLVLAARLLEAGVEPILQLTCRDRNRLALQADLLGAAALGVENVLLLSGDHMRFGDHPQAKAVFDLDSVQLLQAVSHLNLGRDMADRKLQGVPSFFAGAAVSPGAEPFELMFQKYRKKVEGGARFFQTQAIFAEDKLRRFMDAARPLGIPVLLGVLLLKNAATARFLNANIPGVQVPPELVERLEQAADPLAAGVAIARQQVALAREICQGVHLMSLGQEELIPAMLT, encoded by the coding sequence ATGTCGCAGCTGCAAAGAGAGTTGAGCCAGCACCGTTTTGTGGTGACTACGGAGATTGCGCCCCCCAAGGGAGTGGATCTGTCGGCAGCGCTGGCCAAGGCCCGCGCGCTGCAAGGCATTACGGCAGTGAATGTCACGGACAATCAGGGGGGCAACATGCGTCTGTCTCCCCTGGTGCTGGCCGCCCGCCTGCTGGAGGCGGGTGTCGAGCCGATTCTGCAGCTGACCTGTCGCGACCGCAACCGTCTGGCCCTGCAGGCGGATCTGCTTGGCGCGGCGGCCCTGGGGGTGGAGAATGTCCTGCTCCTCTCCGGGGACCATATGCGCTTCGGCGATCATCCGCAAGCGAAGGCGGTCTTCGACCTCGATTCGGTACAGCTGCTGCAGGCCGTGTCGCATCTCAATCTGGGGCGGGATATGGCGGACCGGAAGCTGCAGGGCGTGCCCAGTTTCTTCGCCGGGGCGGCGGTATCCCCGGGGGCCGAGCCCTTCGAGCTGATGTTTCAGAAATATCGGAAGAAGGTGGAAGGCGGAGCCCGTTTCTTTCAGACCCAGGCGATTTTCGCGGAAGACAAGCTGCGTCGCTTCATGGACGCCGCCCGCCCTCTCGGCATTCCCGTGCTGCTGGGGGTGCTGCTGTTGAAGAACGCCGCGACGGCCCGCTTTCTCAACGCCAACATCCCCGGGGTGCAGGTGCCGCCGGAACTGGTGGAACGCCTGGAGCAGGCGGCCGACCCCCTGGCCGCAGGGGTGGCCATCGCCCGTCAGCAGGTCGCCCTGGCGCGGGAGATCTGCCAGGGAGTGCATCTCATGAGTCTGGGACAGGAAGAACTGATCCCGGCCATGCTGACCTGA
- the gcvT gene encoding glycine cleavage system aminomethyltransferase GcvT yields MKKTPLNAVHKEMSARMVDFGGWEMPVQYRGVIDEHLAVRHAAGLFDVSHMGEIAVKGNGALDFIQQLTINDASRLVNGQVQYSALCYPHGGTVDDVTLYRFDHDHYLFCVNASNIDKDFAWMQEVLEEGDFGDVQLHNVSDDFAQLALQGPGAQTILSRLTDTRLDQIATYHFYEGLVAGEPAVISRTGYTGEDGFELYFDPAAAVAIWRALLEAGAPDGLEPIGLGARDTLRLEKKHALYGHELSPEISPLEAGLGWITAFDKPAFIGREALLRLKKEGLPRRLVGFAMVEAGIPRAGYPLFVGDEEVGLVTSGTLSPSLRVGIGLALVKPTQAAVGTALQVGIRQRRVAARIVKTPFVKR; encoded by the coding sequence ATGAAAAAGACGCCGCTCAATGCCGTACACAAGGAGATGAGCGCTCGCATGGTCGACTTCGGCGGCTGGGAGATGCCGGTGCAGTACCGCGGGGTTATCGACGAGCACCTGGCCGTCCGCCATGCCGCCGGCCTCTTCGATGTCTCTCACATGGGAGAGATCGCCGTTAAGGGCAACGGGGCGCTCGATTTTATCCAGCAACTGACCATCAATGATGCCAGCCGCCTGGTCAATGGCCAGGTCCAGTACAGCGCCCTGTGCTACCCGCACGGCGGCACGGTGGATGATGTGACCCTCTACCGCTTTGATCACGACCATTACCTCTTCTGCGTCAACGCCTCCAACATCGACAAGGATTTCGCCTGGATGCAGGAAGTGCTGGAAGAGGGGGATTTCGGTGACGTCCAGCTGCACAACGTCAGCGACGATTTCGCCCAGCTGGCCCTGCAGGGCCCCGGCGCCCAGACCATCCTCTCCCGCCTCACCGACACCCGTCTCGACCAGATCGCCACCTACCACTTTTATGAGGGGCTGGTGGCCGGCGAACCGGCCGTTATCTCCCGCACCGGCTATACCGGCGAGGACGGCTTCGAACTCTATTTCGACCCAGCGGCCGCCGTGGCCATCTGGCGGGCCTTGCTGGAGGCCGGTGCTCCCGACGGACTGGAGCCCATCGGCCTGGGTGCTCGCGACACCCTGCGCCTGGAGAAGAAACACGCCCTCTACGGCCATGAACTGTCGCCGGAGATTTCTCCCCTGGAGGCCGGGCTGGGGTGGATTACCGCCTTCGATAAGCCTGCCTTCATCGGCCGCGAAGCCCTGCTCCGGCTCAAGAAGGAGGGGCTGCCGCGCCGCCTGGTCGGCTTCGCCATGGTCGAGGCGGGTATTCCCCGCGCCGGCTATCCGCTCTTTGTCGGCGACGAGGAGGTCGGCCTGGTTACCAGCGGCACCCTGTCTCCCTCGCTGCGGGTCGGCATCGGTCTGGCCCTGGTCAAGCCGACCCAGGCCGCCGTCGGCACCGCGCTGCAGGTCGGTATCCGTCAGCGCCGGGTGGCGGCCCGCATCGTCAAGACACCCTTTGTGAAGAGATAA
- the gcvH gene encoding glycine cleavage system protein GcvH, with protein sequence MEFPEELKYTEEHEWVLVEDTIITIGITDFAQDSLGDVVFVELPEVGAEVVAGKSFGVVESVKAVSDIYAPVSGEVVEINEELPETPELINTSPYEDGWMIKVRINDPADLADLMDADAYQAFVEEEE encoded by the coding sequence ATGGAATTTCCCGAGGAGCTCAAGTACACCGAGGAGCACGAGTGGGTCCTGGTCGAGGACACGATCATCACTATCGGCATCACCGATTTTGCCCAGGACAGCCTGGGCGATGTGGTCTTTGTCGAACTGCCGGAAGTCGGCGCCGAAGTAGTGGCCGGTAAGTCCTTCGGCGTGGTCGAGTCGGTCAAGGCCGTTTCCGACATCTATGCCCCTGTTTCCGGGGAAGTGGTAGAAATCAACGAAGAGCTCCCCGAAACGCCGGAGCTGATCAACACCTCGCCCTACGAGGACGGCTGGATGATCAAGGTGCGCATCAACGATCCGGCCGATCTGGCTGACCTGATGGACGCCGACGCCTACCAGGCCTTTGTCGAGGAGGAAGAATAG
- the gcvPA gene encoding aminomethyl-transferring glycine dehydrogenase subunit GcvPA, with amino-acid sequence MSHPYIPHTEEDVRQMLNTVGVPTVDALFEGLPGEVRLTRPLELPGPLAESDLLRDLKRLADQNATVESHVSFLGGGAYNHFIPAAVDYLVSRSEFTTAYTPYQPEISQGTLQAIFEFQTMICQLTGMDVANASMYDGASACAEAVLMAVRATRRRRVLISGALHPHYRETVRTYCQCLEVELVEVPWDTSGRTSPPALRELLDGETAALVAGYPNFFGVIEGVADLAEAAHAAGARLVVAVPEPVALGLLKAPGELGADIVVGEGQSFGIPLSFGGPSLGFFACRQQDLRSMPGRLVGETVDAQGKRGYVLTLSTREQHIRREKATSNICSNQGLCALTATIWLALLGKKGIRELAQHNLAKAAYARRQIAALPGFSLPFTGPVFNEFVVKVPGRVQMLLDRLAGLGILGGIALAPWYEGMDDCLLVCVTEQNSRAQIDALVAALAGGA; translated from the coding sequence ATGAGCCATCCTTATATCCCCCACACCGAAGAGGACGTCCGGCAGATGCTGAACACTGTTGGCGTCCCGACGGTGGATGCCCTGTTTGAAGGCCTTCCCGGCGAGGTCCGGCTGACGCGACCCCTTGAGCTGCCCGGTCCGCTGGCCGAAAGCGATCTGCTGCGGGACTTAAAGCGTTTGGCCGACCAGAACGCCACGGTGGAGAGTCATGTAAGTTTCCTCGGCGGCGGCGCCTACAATCACTTTATCCCCGCCGCGGTCGACTATCTGGTCTCTCGCAGCGAGTTCACCACGGCCTATACCCCGTACCAGCCGGAGATCAGCCAGGGCACCCTGCAGGCCATTTTCGAATTTCAGACGATGATCTGTCAGCTGACGGGGATGGACGTGGCCAACGCCTCCATGTACGACGGCGCTTCCGCCTGCGCCGAGGCGGTGCTGATGGCCGTGCGGGCCACCCGGCGCCGGCGGGTGCTGATATCCGGAGCCCTGCACCCCCACTACCGGGAGACGGTGCGCACCTACTGCCAGTGTCTCGAGGTGGAGCTGGTGGAGGTGCCCTGGGACACTTCGGGAAGGACATCGCCTCCGGCACTCCGGGAGCTGCTCGATGGCGAGACGGCGGCGCTGGTGGCCGGCTATCCCAATTTCTTCGGCGTGATTGAAGGGGTGGCGGACCTGGCCGAAGCCGCTCATGCCGCCGGCGCCCGTCTGGTCGTCGCCGTGCCGGAGCCGGTCGCCCTCGGTCTGCTCAAAGCGCCCGGCGAGCTGGGGGCCGATATCGTCGTCGGGGAGGGGCAGAGTTTCGGCATTCCCCTCTCCTTCGGCGGCCCGTCTCTCGGCTTCTTCGCCTGCCGCCAGCAGGATCTGCGCTCCATGCCCGGCCGCCTGGTCGGCGAGACCGTCGACGCGCAGGGGAAACGCGGCTACGTGCTGACCCTGTCCACCCGCGAGCAGCATATCCGCCGGGAAAAAGCGACCTCCAATATCTGCTCCAACCAGGGCCTGTGTGCGCTGACCGCCACCATCTGGCTTGCCCTCCTTGGCAAGAAGGGGATTCGCGAGCTGGCCCAGCACAATCTGGCCAAGGCCGCCTACGCCCGTCGACAGATCGCGGCCCTGCCCGGCTTCTCCCTCCCCTTTACCGGGCCGGTCTTCAATGAATTCGTGGTGAAGGTTCCCGGCAGGGTCCAGATGCTTCTCGACCGCCTGGCGGGGCTGGGTATCCTGGGGGGCATTGCCCTGGCGCCCTGGTACGAAGGGATGGATGATTGCCTGCTGGTCTGCGTGACCGAACAGAACAGCCGCGCGCAGATCGACGCGCTGGTGGCCGCCCTGGCAGGAGGTGCCTGA